From one Gossypium hirsutum isolate 1008001.06 chromosome D08, Gossypium_hirsutum_v2.1, whole genome shotgun sequence genomic stretch:
- the LOC107920418 gene encoding syntaxin-51: MASSSDSWIKEYNEAVKMVDDINAMISERSSLPASGPETQRHASAIRRKITILGTRLDGLQSLLSRPTGKPLTEKEMNRRKDMVANLRSKVNQMASAFNMSNFANRDSLLGPESKPDAMSRTVGLDNSGLVGLQRQIMKEQDEDLEKLEETIVSTKHIALAVNEELDLQTRLIDDLDQHVDVSDSRLLRVQKNLAVLNRRTRDSCSCMCMLLAVIGIVILAVIIYLLIKYL, from the exons ATGGCATCTTCTTCAGACTCATGGATAAAAGAATATAATGAAGCAGTAAAAATGGTTGATGATATCAATGCCATGATATCTGAAAGGAGTTCCTTGCCTGCTTCGGGTCCAGAAACTCAGCGTCATGCATCGGCTATACGAAGAAAGATTACTATTTTAGGGACTAGACTTGATGGATTGCAGTCCCTTTTGTCTAGACCGACCGGGAAGCCCTT AACAGAGAAGGAGATGAATCGTCGCAAGGACATGGTTGCAAACCTGAGGTCAAAAGTGAACCAGATGGCTTCTGCATTCAACATGTCAAACTTTGCTAACAGAGATAGCTTGTTGGGGCCCGAAAGTAAGCCGGATGCCATGAGTAGAACGGTTGGTTTGGATAATTCCGGCCTTGTTGGTCTTCAACGACAAATAATGAAAG AGCAAGATGAGGATCTTGAGAAGTTGGAGGAGACAATAGTAAGTACGAAGCATATTGCATTGGCGGTCAATGAAGAACTTGATCTGCAAACCCGACTAATT GATGACCTGGACCAACACGTGGATGTTTCTGATTCTCGTCTGCTG AGAGTGCAGAAAAACTTGGCGGTATTGAACAGGCGAACCAGAGACAGTTGTTCCTGTATGTGCATGCTTTTAGCTGTGATCGGGATCGTGATTCTGGCTGTCATCATATACCTACTCATCAAATACTTGTAA
- the LOC107920419 gene encoding V-type proton ATPase subunit e1: MGFLVTTLIFAVIGIIASLCTRICCNRGPSANLLHLTLVITATVCCWMMWAIVYLAQMKPLIVPILSEGE, from the exons ATGGGTTTCTTGGTAACAACCCTGATTTTTGCTGTAATTGGGATAATTGCATCGCTTTGTACGAGAATCTGCTGTAACAGAGGTCCCTCTGCTAATCT GCTCCACCTAACACTGGTCATTACAGCAACGGTCTGTTGTTGGATGAT GTGGGCAATTGTATATCTTGCACAAATGAAACCACTCATTGTCCCCATTTTGAGTGAAGGAGAGTGA
- the LOC107920618 gene encoding phosphatidate cytidylyltransferase 1 isoform X1, translating to MQKDHGSSAPSTPTSARFRHRRRSNEFNFEMSKTNGNHLLINDHDKYKSMWIRACSSLWMLGGFLLIIYMGHLYILAMVVVIQIFMASELFNLLRRAHEDKRLPGFRILNWHFYFTAMLFVYGRILSHQLVNTVTSDKIFYKLVSKLIKYQMVICYFLYIAGVMWFILTLKKKMYKYQFGQFAWTHMILIVVFTQSAFTVANIFEGIFWFLLPASLIAVNDVAAYFFGFFFGKTPLIKLSPKKTWEGFIGASVVTTISAFVLANVFGHFQWLTCPRKDLSTGWLLCDPGPLFKPEYYPLPGWLSRWVLPWKEVAILPVQWHALCLSLFASSIAPFGGFFASGFKRAFKIKDFGDSIPGHGGFTDRMDCQMVMAVFAYIYHQSFVVPQDYTVEMIINEILRSLTLEEQNILYTKLGQILLERMVELY from the exons ATGCAAAAGGATCATGGTTCTAGTGCACCATCTACGCCTACTTCCGCCCGATTTCGGCACCGGCGACGTTCCAATGAG TTTAATTTTGAGATGAGCAAAACAAATGGGAATCATTTGCTTATCAATGATCACGATAAATATAAATCGATGTGGATTCGTGCATGTTCATCTCTGTGGATGCTGGGGGGCTTCCTTTTGATTATCTATATGGGGCACCTTTATATTTTGGCAATGGTTGTTGTTATCCAAATATTCATGGCAAGTGAACTCTTCAATCTACTCAGAAGAGCTCATGAAGATAAACGCTTGCCGGGGTTTAGGATCTTGAATTG GCACTTTTACTTCACAGCTATGCTGTTTGTATATGGTCGCATTCTCAGTCACCAGCTCGTGAACACAGTAACTTCGGACAAAATTTTCTACAAGCTTGTTAGTAAGCTCATCAAGTATCAGATGGTTATTTGTTATTTCTTATACATAGCAG GTGTCATGTGGTTCATTCTTACACTAAAGAAGAAGATGTATAAATATCAATTCGGGCAGTTTGCATGGACACACATGATTCTCATCGTTGTCTTCACTCAGTCTGCATTTACCGTAGCCAACATTTTCGAAGGCATCTTCTG GTTCCTTCTCCCGGCATCACTAATTGCTGTCAATGATGTTGCTGCTTATTTCTTCGGTTTTTTTTTCGGCAAAACTCCTTTGATCAAGCTATCTCCTAAGAAAACATGGGAGGGTTTTATCGGTGCATCAGTTGTAACAACAATCTCGGCATTTGTG CTTGCAAATGTCTTTGGTCATTTTCAGTGGCTGACATGTCCAAGGAAG GATTTATCAACTGGTTGGCTTCTATGCGATCCTGGTCCACTTTTTAAGCCAGAGTATTATCCTTTGCCAGGATGGCTTTCTCGATGGGTG CTGCCATGGAAAGAAGTAGCAATTTTACCAGTTCAGTGGCATGCTCTATGCCTAAGCTTATTTGCGTCGAGTATTGCACCATTTGGAGGCTTCTTTGCAAGTGGTTTCAAGAGAGCTTTTAAGATTAAG GATTTTGGCGATAGTATACCCGGACATGGAGGATTTACTGACAGAATGGACTGCCAG ATGGTAATGGCTGTTTTTGCATACATCTATCATCAGTCATTTGTTGTTCCACAAGATTATACGGTCGAGATGATTATAAATGAG ATATTACGCAGCCTTACTTTGGAGGAGCAGAATATTCTATATACCAAGTTAGGTCAAATATTGCTGGAGAGAATGGTTGAACTATATTGA
- the LOC107920648 gene encoding 40S ribosomal protein S8: MGISRGSMHKRRATGGKKKAWRKKRKYELGRQPANTKLSSNKTVRRIRVRGGNVKWRALRLDTGNYSWGSEAVTRKTRILDVVYNASNNELVRTQTLVKSAIVQVDAAPFKQWYLQHYGVDIGRKKKTAAKKEGEEGETGTEEVKKSNHVLRKMEKRQQNRKLDPHIEDQFASGRLLACISSRPGQCGRADGYILEGKELEFYMKKIQRKKGKGAA, encoded by the exons ATGG GTATCTCTCGTGGTTCGATGCACAAGAGGCGTGCCACTGGAGGTAAAAAGAAGGCTTGGAGGAAGAAGAGAAA gtaTGAGCTTGGAAGGCAACCAGCAAACACAAAGCTATCAAGCAACAAGACAGTTAGGAGGATTAGGGTTCGTGGTGGAAATGTCAAGTGGCGTGCTCTGAGGCTCGACACTGGAAACTACTCGTGGGGAAGTGAGGCCGTGACTCGTAAGACCAGAATTTTGGATGTGGTGTACAATGCATCCAACAATGAGTTGGTTCGTACTCAAACTCTGGTTAAGAGTGCTATTGTTCAAGTTGATGCTGCACCATTCAAGCAGTGGTATCTCCAGCACTATGGTGTCGACATTGGTCGCAAGAAAAAAACAGCAGCCAAGAAAGAAGGAGAG GAAGGTGAAACTGGCACTGAGGAGGTGAAGAAGAGCAACCATGTCTTGAGGAAGATGGAGAAACGTCAACAGAATCGCAAGCTAGATCCACATATCGAGGATCAATTCGCAAGTGGTCGTTTGTTGGCTTGTATCTCTTCAAGGCCTGGTCAGTGTGGCCGTGCTGATGG GTATATCTTGGAAGGCAAAGAGCTGGAATTCTACATGAAGAAGATCCAGAGAAAGAAGGGGAAGGGAGCTGCCTAA
- the LOC121220200 gene encoding E3 ubiquitin-protein ligase MBR1: MEVGSSSVVSNARPRRKFIQRAGLGNQETLASPSVTLASQSTSQASRSNTSKYGLRNLRCSSISDVVLTGCSSSDSSLSKKKDMVKKRNSDEEASSSARGNKLSGSSLEGRNNSSGHGVSISDSRRARNWPPNRDSNVASSVRTRRSNSSYVRGRPPNQTNGNSLSLNQSSVVMPLVPQSDIPNDLNAPVSTETVSTLVSPYSQAGSISEGLHSIMQSSPSEVGVNRTLVNQDSFRRYNMDGIAEVLLALKRIEQDEELTYEQLLVLETSLFLNGLDFYDQHRDMRLDIDNMSYEELLALEERMGNVSTGLSEEALSKCLKKSIYDTASSEFANVSYEGEKDDVKCSICQEEYVNGDEVGRLQCEHRYHVACVQQWLRVKNWCPICKASAEKPHNLLHSPHD, encoded by the exons ATGGAAGTGGGAAGCTCTAGTGTAGTGTCAAACGCGAGACCAAGGAGAAAATTTATTCAGAGAGCTGGGTTGGGCAACCAGGAGACTCTGGCCAGTCCATCTGTTACTTTGGCATCTCAAAGTACTTCCCAGGCATCTCGTTCCAACACAAGCAAGTATGGTTTGAGAAATCTAAGATGTAGCTCTATTTCTGATGTTGTCCTGACGGGTTGTTCGTCCTCAGATTCAAGCCTTAGCAAAAAGAAAGACATGGTAAAAAAGAGGAACTCTGATGAAGAGGCTAGTTCCTCAGCCAGGGGGAATAAGTTGAGTGGGTCATCTTTGGAGGGGCGAAACAACAGTTCTGGCCATGGTGTTTCTATTTCTGATTCAAGACGAGCCAGGAATTGGCCTCCTAACAGGGACAGCAATGTCGCTTCTTCAGTTAGGACTCGGAGGTCAAACAGTAGTTATGTTAGAGGCAGACCTCCTAACCAAACAAATGGAAATAGTTTAAGTTTGAACCAGTCCTCCGTAGTCATGCCGCTAGTTCCTCAATCTGATATACCTAACGATTTGAATGCTCCTGTTTCCACAGAAACTGTCTCCACTCTTGTTAGTCCTTATAGTCAAGCAGGTAGTATAAGTGAGGGTTTGCACAGTATCATGCAGTCTAGTCCTTCAGAAGTTGGCGTTAACCGCACCTTAGTGAACCAAGATAGCTTCCGGCGCTACAATATGGATGGTATTGCAGAG GTATTATTAGCACTTAAGAGGATCGAACAAGATGAAGAGTTGACATATGAG CAATTACTTGTTCTAGAGACCAGCTTGTTCCTTAATGGCCTAGACTTTTATGACCAGCATAGAGACATGAGACTGGATATAGATAATATGTCATATgag GAATTACTAGCTCTAGAAGAGAGGATGGGTAATGTGAGCACTGGGCTATCGGAAGAAGCATTGTCGAAATGCCTCAAAAAAAGCATCTATGACACGGCATCTTCGGAGTTTGCAAATGTGAGCTATGAGGGTGAAAAGGATGATGTAAAATGCAGCATATGTCAG GAAGAGTACGTGAATGGAGATGAAGTAGGGAGGTTGCAGTGCGAGCATAGGTATCACGTGGCATGCGTACAGCAGTGGCTGCGGGTGAAGAACTGGTGCCCTATCTGCAAAGCATCAGCAGAGAAGCCACACAATCTTCTTCATTCACCTCATGATTGA
- the LOC107920675 gene encoding uncharacterized protein, whose protein sequence is MDPEVGVDENAAFEPSPAVGEKRGVENGAVSASKKQRCGGGLKRVAEIVLVLSTMGKMRGGKNPTSAEMSLMAEARETLAEMCGEMAPKDIVGRDAIGNVIEELGLNSNLKEQRLGFRDMGMSISQKVLFAKMKMEEPKKFTTPGTYTSQPLQTNIGGSAENRGALHAARLLPSDQPIHPAVSSGGIPVSLPPAHVAAAGSAPLQHQLPTSDVKMPTMSTGLPSGHLGRDSSSFAYPRVERPQIKLDGGSNAASYVSQMPVNSSASHPPANAPTWSIQAQSAGLAKSGQENKVLTHNPIKVEGSSGLTTAQMNNQAVRDQTFRPFITQTAPGTFPSVHQPVQGANFTQAPPFINNHNEIARIVQKLLQPKLPAHPTWTPPSREYMNKALTCQTCKVTINDVETVLICDACEKGFHLKCLQSNNQKAIPRGEWHCARCLSFCNGKPLPPKYGRVMRSINVSKVPSSTAEPQSSSEKKMENLGSTVNHEKVTANGSSASQTLAMATAVDSNSVESASGSKVPKENLTKPLDAVCDLPSVGTVNERPEEHSQMTESSNHEERKDPTSTSEPADTSDNTICKKADHSQPSDNSKDIQTGQQNFAEVPSNNCHVESSGVKDMEKDCSKGDIDCIKQINQSEQDAVAAQVNPSGNSGANTEISRHLEFSSDGLRAVEWAGDILQVVDGKKFYQYCCIDGIIYKVHDHALVHSGQDKLIPSKLQAMWEDAKTGSKWVVVKRCYFPSDLPEGVAHPCPPEISEVYESNNDSTVMASAIQCPCEVLPADKFKEESERRSQLGIEANERSKAIFLCRWLYDEFNGSFQSISS, encoded by the exons ATGGATCCCGAGGTGGGTGTCGACGAAAACGCAGCGTTTGAGCCTTCTCCTGCGGTGGGGGAGAAACGTGGGGTCGAAAACGGGGCAGTTTCTGCGTCCAAGAAGCAGCGGTGCGGTGGGGGACTAAAGAGGGTAGCGGAGATTGTGCTGGTGTTGTCAACGATGGGGAAGATGAGGGGAGGTAAGAATCCTACGTCGGCGGAGATGTCGTTGATGGCGGAGGCGCGTGAGACGTTGGCGGAAATGTGCGGGGAGATGGCACCTAAGGATATTGTTGGGAGGGATGCAATAGGGAATGTGATTGAAGAGTTGGGGCTTAATTCCAACCTCAAGGAGCAGAGATTAGGGTTTAGGGATATGGGAATGTCGATTTCTCAGAAGGTTTTGTTCGCCAAAATGAAG ATGGAAGAACCTAAGAAATTCACTACACCTGGTACATATACATCTCAGCCTTTGCAAACGAATATTGGTGGATCAGCTGAAAACCGTGGAGCATTACATGCAGCTCGCCTTTTGCCATCAGATCAACCGATTCACCCAGCCGTATCTTCTGGTGGCATCCCAGTTTCTTTGCCACCTGCTCATGTTGCAGCAGCAGGTTCAGCTCCCTTACAGCATCAATTGCCCACCAGCGATGTAAAAATGCCAACAATGTCCACTGGATTACCAAGTGGCCATCTGGGAAGGGATTCGTCTTCATTTGCATATCCCAGGGTTGAGAGACCACAAATTAAGTTGGATGGAGGATCAAATGCGGCTTCTTATGTTTCCCAAATGCCAG TTAATTCTTCGGCAAGCCATCCACCTGCGAATGCTCCCACTTGGTCCATACAAGCTCAATCTGCAGGGTTAGCTAAATCTGGGCAAGAGAACAAGGTTTTGACTCATAATCCAATAAAGGTTGAAGGAAGTTCTGGTTTGACTACAGCCCAGATGAATAATCAAGCAGTGAGAGATCAAACCTTTAGACCATTCATTACTCAAACTGCACCTGGAACTTTTCCTAGTGTGCACCAGCCAGTGCAAGGTGCAAACTTTACACAAGCTCCTCCATTTATTAATAATCACAATGAAATTGCTCGAATTGTTCAAAAGCTGTTACAACCGAAGCTTCCTGCTCATCCAACTTGGACTCCTCCTTCTAGAGAGTATATGAATAAGGCTTTGACTTGCCAAACGTGCAAAGTTACCATTAATGACGTGGAAACTGTGCTGATTTGTGATGCATGTGAGAAAGGATTTCACTTGAAATGTTTGCAGTCAAACAATCAGAAGGCAATCCCTAGAGGTGAGTGGCACTGTGCTAGATGCTTGTCATTTTGCAATGGCAAGCCTTTGCCCCCTAAATATGGTCGTGTCATGAGAAGTATCAATGTATCCAAAGTGCCTTCTAGCACAGCTGAACCTCAGTCATCTTCAGAGAAGAAAATGGAAAATCTGGGTTCAACTGTCAATCATGAGAAGGTAACTGCAAATGGAAGCTCCGCATCACAGACTCTGGCTATGGCCACTGCAGTTGACAGCAACTCTGTTGAGTCAGCATCTGGTTCTAAGGTTCCAAAAGAGAACTTGACGAAACCTTTGGATGCTGTATGTGATTTGCCTTCTGTTGGCACCGTAAATGAGAGACCTGAAGAACATTCTCAAATGACTGAATCATCTAAtcatgaagaaagaaaagatCCTACATCAACATCAGAACCTGCTGATACATCAGATAACACAATCTGCAAGAAGGCAGATCATTCTCAGCCTTCAGATAACTCTAAAGATATCCAAACAGGGCAGCAAAACTTTGCTGAAGTCCCTTCAAATAATTGCCATGTTGAAAGTTCCGGAGTTAAAGATATGGAGAAAGATTGTTCGAAAGGAGATATTGACTGCATTAAACAGATTAATCAAAGTGAACAAGATGCTGTAGCTGCACAAGTTAATCCTTCTGGAAATTCTGGAGCTAATACTGAGATTTCAAGGCATCTGGAGTTTTCTTCTGATGGTTTGCGTGCTGTGGAATGGGCTGGTGACATACTTCAAGTTGTGGATGGGAAAAAATTTTACCAGTATTGTTGCATTGATGGCATAATTTATAAAGTTCACGATCATGCTCTTGTTCATTCTGGCCAGGATAAACTGATACCATCTAAGCTTCAG GCAATGTGGGAGGATGCTAAAACAGGGTCAAAGTGGGTGGTTGTCAAAAGGTGCTACTTTCCTAGTGATTTACCGGAGGGTGTTGCACATCCATGTCCTCCTGAAATCAGTGAG GTTTATGAATCTAATAACGATAGCACTGTAATGGCAAGCGCGATCCAGTGCCCGTGTGAAGTTCTTCCCGCTGATAAATTCAAAGAAGAAAGTGAAAGACGAAGTCAGTTAGGAATTGAAGCAAATGAAAGATCAAAGGCAATTTTCTTATGCAG ATGGCTTTATGATGAATTCAATGGAAGCTTTCAGTCTATATCAAGTTAA
- the LOC107920618 gene encoding phosphatidate cytidylyltransferase 1 isoform X2 gives MVLVHHLRLLPPDFGTGDVPMRRAHEDKRLPGFRILNWHFYFTAMLFVYGRILSHQLVNTVTSDKIFYKLVSKLIKYQMVICYFLYIAGVMWFILTLKKKMYKYQFGQFAWTHMILIVVFTQSAFTVANIFEGIFWFLLPASLIAVNDVAAYFFGFFFGKTPLIKLSPKKTWEGFIGASVVTTISAFVLANVFGHFQWLTCPRKDLSTGWLLCDPGPLFKPEYYPLPGWLSRWVLPWKEVAILPVQWHALCLSLFASSIAPFGGFFASGFKRAFKIKDFGDSIPGHGGFTDRMDCQMVMAVFAYIYHQSFVVPQDYTVEMIINEILRSLTLEEQNILYTKLGQILLERMVELY, from the exons ATGGTTCTAGTGCACCATCTACGCCTACTTCCGCCCGATTTCGGCACCGGCGACGTTCCAATGAG AAGAGCTCATGAAGATAAACGCTTGCCGGGGTTTAGGATCTTGAATTG GCACTTTTACTTCACAGCTATGCTGTTTGTATATGGTCGCATTCTCAGTCACCAGCTCGTGAACACAGTAACTTCGGACAAAATTTTCTACAAGCTTGTTAGTAAGCTCATCAAGTATCAGATGGTTATTTGTTATTTCTTATACATAGCAG GTGTCATGTGGTTCATTCTTACACTAAAGAAGAAGATGTATAAATATCAATTCGGGCAGTTTGCATGGACACACATGATTCTCATCGTTGTCTTCACTCAGTCTGCATTTACCGTAGCCAACATTTTCGAAGGCATCTTCTG GTTCCTTCTCCCGGCATCACTAATTGCTGTCAATGATGTTGCTGCTTATTTCTTCGGTTTTTTTTTCGGCAAAACTCCTTTGATCAAGCTATCTCCTAAGAAAACATGGGAGGGTTTTATCGGTGCATCAGTTGTAACAACAATCTCGGCATTTGTG CTTGCAAATGTCTTTGGTCATTTTCAGTGGCTGACATGTCCAAGGAAG GATTTATCAACTGGTTGGCTTCTATGCGATCCTGGTCCACTTTTTAAGCCAGAGTATTATCCTTTGCCAGGATGGCTTTCTCGATGGGTG CTGCCATGGAAAGAAGTAGCAATTTTACCAGTTCAGTGGCATGCTCTATGCCTAAGCTTATTTGCGTCGAGTATTGCACCATTTGGAGGCTTCTTTGCAAGTGGTTTCAAGAGAGCTTTTAAGATTAAG GATTTTGGCGATAGTATACCCGGACATGGAGGATTTACTGACAGAATGGACTGCCAG ATGGTAATGGCTGTTTTTGCATACATCTATCATCAGTCATTTGTTGTTCCACAAGATTATACGGTCGAGATGATTATAAATGAG ATATTACGCAGCCTTACTTTGGAGGAGCAGAATATTCTATATACCAAGTTAGGTCAAATATTGCTGGAGAGAATGGTTGAACTATATTGA